A section of the Castanea sativa cultivar Marrone di Chiusa Pesio chromosome 12, ASM4071231v1 genome encodes:
- the LOC142620062 gene encoding TMV resistance protein N-like produces the protein MASMNNERASSSSSSTHRLTYEVFLSFRGEDTRNGFTSHLYTALDQKGIYTFIDDEKLERGKSISPTLMKAIKESRVAIVIFSKNYASSTWCLEELEEIIGCITKTGMTVLPIFYYVDPSDIRKLIGTFKQAFDEHEQRFKENIEKVQKWRAILKEAANTSGWHLPKSTETKVIQEIVQEIVNKLSSTYIVDTKGLIGINCRGEELKPLLDLESNDVRIIGIWGMGGMGKTTLARVVYGMISNQFEACSFIANVREDSEKKSLLWLQQKLLEELLMGSDMNIPDVDSGILMIKMWLRYKKILLVLDDVNKLDQLNKLARENDWFGPGSRIIITTRDEHLLRTRKVDVIYEAKGLNDVEAFHLFYLKAFGDEHPIADYLELSKAFVHYANGLPLAIEILGSFLFDKSKDEWKSALDRVKEYPEREILNVLQISYDGLQEAEKEIFLNISCFFNHMNEETIIEILDILELYPKIGLRVLNDKSLIKLQENQLWMHDLLQDMGKDIVHQECREDPGKRSRLWLNKDIDDVLTKNTGTKKIQDIVLELYEQQEMVNWNPEAFSDMQYLKLLKVNGVHLMYDLNYLPNRLRFLDWSGYSSKSLPSSFQSNKLVKLCLRNSYIERLWKGAKSFGRLKFIELNGSQKLIETPDITKALVLEKLDLEGCINLCEIHPSISIHKNLTFLNLKGCKNLRRLPSKFEMESLEILILSNCSKVKRIPEFGENMERVLKLYLDGTAITKLPTSIGNLTGLISLGLRDCKNLTSLPSTFFNMKTLENVNLSGCSKLCKLLENLGTVESVENDDVSGIAARLLPYSNSPFQNLKKLVFGGFKVRSPDPMSLLSTSLLSLCSLTNLDLSYCNLKAIPSDVGCLFSLRILNISGNNFGCLPENIAQLSNLKFLRVENCKNLRLLPKPLNICSAWSWNPCCTSLELVPDLSKLNSLYGLVLCLTNCNKLDDKQGFIDMFFAVIRKHLQVSLSLSLSPQFQTTRLDIVILGSEIPKWFRHQSIRAEVSIQEPYSLLCNELRGIVVCVVFSSLPRHQIHKYYRLWVLLISKGMTKGFVSATDEIVPLSDHIWLISLHTMWECDANGFTQIRARIQILHCGGLEVKKCGLRLVYKKDIEDLNRTMTQRHHNFDNLMVAAEGYRAKRT, from the exons ATGGCTTCCATGAACAACGAAAGAGCCTCATCATCTTCCTCTTCCACCCATCGATTGACATACGAAGTATTCCTCAGTTTTAGAGGTGAGGACACCCGGAATGGTTTTACGAGCCATTTATATACTGCATTGGATCAAAAGGGCATTTACACCTTTATAGATGATGAAAAACTTGAAAGAGGAAAATCAATTTCACCTACACTCATGAAAGCAATAAAAGAATCAAGGGTAGCTATtgtcattttctcaaaaaattatgCATCTTCAACGTGGTGCCTAGAGGAACTTGAAGAGATTATTGGATGCATAACCAAAACAGGAATGACAGTTTtacctattttttattatgtggATCCATCTGATATACGGAAGCTAATAGGAACTTTCAAACAAGCTTTTGATGAACATGAACAACGTTTCAAGGAGAACATAGAGAAGGTACAGAAATGGAGAGCTATTTTGAAAGAAGCGGCCAATACCTCAGGATGGCATTTACCAAAAAG CACTGAAACAAAAGTTATACAAGAAATTGTGCAAGAGATAGTTAATAAATTGAGTTCTACATATATAGTAGATACCAAGGGACTAATTGGAATAAATTGCCGAGGTGAGGAATTGAAGCCACTTTTAGATTTAGAGTCAAACGATGTTCGCATTATAGGAATTTGGGGGATGGGGGGAATGGGCAAGACAACTCTTGCTAGAGTTGTTTATGGTATGATTTCTAATCAATTTGAGGCTTGTAGTTTTATTGCTAATGTAAGGGAGGATTCTGAGAAAAAGAGTTTACTTTGGTTACAACAAAAACTTTTGGAAGAGCTTTTGATGGGCAGTGATATGAATATACCAGATGTTGATAGTGGCATTCTCATGATCAAGATGTGGTTACGTTACAAAAAGATTCTTCTTGTTCTCGATGATGTAAATAAATTAGACCAATTAAACAAATTAGCTAGAGAGAATGATTGGTTTGGTCCAGGTAGTAGGATTATCATAACAACAAGGGATGAGCATTTGCTAAGGACACGTAAAGTAGATGTAATATATGAGGCTAAAGGATTGAATGATGTTGAAGcctttcatcttttttatttgaaagcTTTTGGAGATGAGCATCCTATTGCGGATTATCTAGAGTTGTCCAAAGCCTTTGTACACTATGCTAATGGCCTTCCCTTAGCCATTGAGATTTTAGGTTCCTTTTTGTTCGACAAAAGTAAAGATGAATGGAAAAGTGCATTAGATAGGGTAAAAGAATATCCTGAAAGAGAAATTCTCAATGTGCTTCAAATAAGCTATGATGGACTACAAGAAGCAGAGAAGGAAATTTTCCTGAATATTTCATGTTTCTTTAATCACATGAATGAAGAAACTATCATAGAAATATTAGATATTCTTGAGCTTTACCCTAAAATTGGATTAAGGGTTCTTAATGATAAATCTCTTATCAAATTGCAAGAAAATCAATTGTGGATGCATGATTTACTACAAGACATGGGTAAAGACATAGTTCATCAAGAGTGCCGTGAAGATCCTGGGAAGCGTAGTAGACTGTGGTTGAATAAGGACATTGATGACGTGCTGACAAAAAATACG gGGACAAAGAAAATTCAAGACATAGTGCTAGAGTTGTATGAACAACAAGAAATGGTAAATTGGAATCCTGAAGCATTCTCAGATATGCAATATCTAAAATTGCTCAAAGTTAATGGTGTTCACCTTATGTATGACCTTAATTATCTTCCTAATAGATTAAGATTTCTTGATTGGAGTGGGTACTCTTCGAAATCTTTGCCATCAAGCTTCCAATCAAATAAACTTGTTAAACTTTGCTTGAGAAATAGCTACATTGAACGACTTTGGAAAGGAGCAAAG TCTTTTGGGAGGTTGAAATTCATCGAATTGAATGGGTCTCAAAAACTTATTGAAACCCCAGACATCACCAAAGCCTTAGTTCTTGAGAAATTGGATCTTGAAGGTTGTATCAATTTATGTGAGATTCATCCATCTATCAGCATTCATAAAAATCTCACATTTCTTAATCTAAAGGGTTGCAAAAACCTCAGAAGACTTCCAAGCAAGTTTGAAATGGAGTCTCTTGAGATTCTTATTCTTTCTAATTGctcaaaagtaaaaagaattcCAGAATTTGGGGAGAACATGGAACGTGTATTAAAGCTGTACTTGGATGGCACTGCTATTACAAAATTACCAACATCAATTGGGAATTTGACTGGTCTCATCTCATTGGGTTTAAGAGATTGCAAAAATCTCACGTCTCTACCTAGcacattttttaatatgaagACGCTTGAAAATGTCAATCTTTCCGGATGCTCAAAACTTTGCAAACTACTAGAGAACTTGGGGACGGTTGAAAGTGTAGAGAACGATGATGTGAGTGGAATTGCTGCAAGACTTTTGCCTTATTCTAATTCTCCttttcaaaatctcaaaaaactAGTCTTCGGTGGATTTAAGGTGAGAAGTCCCGATCCCATGAGCTTGTTATCAACTTCTCTGTTGAGTTTGTGTTCATTGACCAATTTGGATCTAAGTTATTGCAATCTTAAGGCAATCCCGAGCGACGTTGGTTGCTTATTCTCTCTAAGAATATTAAACATAAGTGGAAATAATTTTGGTTGCCTTCCGGAAAACATTGCTCAATtatctaatttgaaatttttgcgTGTGGAGAATTGCAAGAATCTTCGATTATTGCCAAAGCCTCTAAATATTTGTAGTGCTTGGAGTTGGAATCCTTGTTGTACCTCACTGGAATTAGTACCAGATCTATCTAAACTAAATTCTTTATATGGGCTAGTACTCTGTCTTACAAATTGCAATAAATTAGATGACAAACAAGGCTTCATCGACATGTTTTTTGCAGTGATTAGAAAGCACcttcaggtctctctctctctctctctctcccctcaaTTCCAAACAACACGTCTT GACATTGTTATTCTTGGAAGTGAAATTCCAAAGTGGTTTAGGCATCAAAGTATTAGGGCCGAAGTTAGTATACAAGAACCTTATTCTCTTTTGTGTAATGAGTTGAGGGGTATTGTTGTTTGCGTtgtattttcttctcttccacGTCACCAAATCCACAAATACTATCGACTCTGGGTTTTGTTGATATCCAAGGGAATGACGAAGGGTTTCGTATCAGCCACTGACGAAATTGTTCCTTTATCAGATCATATTTGGCTAATTTCTTTGCATACAATGTGGGAATGTGATGCAAATGGATTCACTCAAATTCGGGCTAGAATTCAAATCCTTCATTGTGGGGGCTTGGAGGTGAAGAAATGTGGGTTGCGATTGGTATACAAGAAAGACATCGAAGATCTTAATCGAACTATGACTCAAAGACATCATAATTTCGACAATTTGATGGTGGCAGCGGAAGGTTACAGAGCCAAGCGAACCTAA
- the LOC142618588 gene encoding benzyl alcohol O-benzoyltransferase-like, with protein sequence MAPQATSLVFIVRRCKPELVVPAKPTPHEFKQLSDIDDQEGLRFQIPFIQFYKYDPSMNGRDPVRVIREALAQTLVFYYPFAGRLREGPGRKLVVECTGEGIIFIEADADVTLEQFGDTLQPPFPCWEELLFEVPGSGGILNCPLLHIQVTRLKCGGFIFAIGLNHAISDGIGLVKFMMAVGEVVRGATSPSILPVWQRHLLNARDPPHVTYAHPEYDEVVDTKGTIFPLDDMSLRFFLFGPTEISALRKFVPHHLSQCSTFELLTAYLWRCRTIAIQPDSDEEVRIIFAINASAKLNPPLPTGYYGNSFALPAAVTTAEKLCKKPLGYALELVKKAKNKVNEEYVRSLADMLVIRGRPHFTVMRTFLVSDLTRAGFKKVDFGWGKPIYGGPAKGGVGTIPGVICTFIPVNNGMGKDGIVVPICLPAPAMEIFVKELDGLSKFIGSSL encoded by the exons ATGGCACCACAAGCCACCTCTCTAGTATTCATAGTAAGAAGATGCAAACCAGAACTAGTTGTCCCAGCTAAGCCCACACCCCATGAATTCAAACAACTTTCTGATATTGATGACCAAGAGGGTCTTCGGTTTCAAATTCCATTCATACAATTCTATAAATATGATCCCTCAATGAATGGTAGAGACCCTGTGAGAGTCATTAGAGAGGCACTTGCACAAACACTTGTGTTTTACTACCCATTTGCTGGTAGGCTTAGGGAAGGACCTGGCCGAAAGCTTGTAGTAGAATGTACTGGTGAGGGTATCATCTTTATTGAGGCTGATGCTGATGTTACACTTGAACAGTTTGGTGATACACTTCAACCACCATTTCCATGCTGGGAGGAGCTCCTTTTTGAAGTTCCTGGCTCTGGAGGGATCCTTAATTGCCCTTTATTGCATATTCAG GTGACGCGTCTCAAGTGCGGTGGATTCATCTTTGCCATAGGTCTTAACCACGCCATAAGCGACGGAATCGGACTTGTCAAATTCATGATGGCCGTAGGCGAGGTGGTGCGTGGTGCAACTTCCCCATCCATTCTACCTGTATGGCAGAGACATCTCCTTAACGCGCGTGACCCACCACATGTGACATACGCGCATCCCGAGTACGACGAAGTTGTCGACACTAAGGGCACCATTTTCCCACTCGATGACATGTCCCTCCGCTTCTTCTTGTTCGGACCCACTGAGATTTCTGCCCTCCGTAAATTTGTGCCACACCACCTAAGTCAATGCTCTACATTTGAGTTACTCACAGCCTATCTCTGGCGTTGTCGCACCATAGCGATCCAACCCGACTCGGACGAGGAGGTCCGCATTATTTTTGCAATCAATGCATCTGCAAAACTCAACCCTCCATTACCAACCGGTTATTACGGCAATAGCTTTGCATTGCCTGCGGCGGTTACAACTGCAGAGAAACTGTGTAAGAAACCATTGGGTTATGCTTTGGAATTGGTGAAGAAAGCGAAAAATAAGGTGAATGAGGAGTACGTGCGGTCATTGGCTGATATGTTGGTCATTAGGGGTAGGCCCCACTTCACTGTGATGAGGACCTTCCTTGTGTCGGATTTGACACGTGCCGGGTTTAAAAAGGTGGATTTTGGGTGGGGCAAACCAATTTATGGTGGGCCAGCCAAAGGTGGGGTCGGGACTATACCTGGTGTGATTTGCACGTTTATTCCTGTCAATAATGGTATGGGAAAGGATGGGATTGTTGTTCCGATTTGCTTGCCAGCTCCAGCTATGGAAATATTCGTTAAGGAGTTGGATGGGTTGTCCAAGTTTATTGGCTCTAGCTTGTAA